A DNA window from Pogona vitticeps strain Pit_001003342236 chromosome 2, PviZW2.1, whole genome shotgun sequence contains the following coding sequences:
- the LOC140704059 gene encoding uncharacterized protein LOC140704059, with amino-acid sequence MKNEEEERIPSAEKHSSVPHIPVYMRELTKEMKNEYITHKKIMSGEEYNCRPCGMSSSHSSDLSSHENTHTREKPYKCMECGKSFTHSGSLNKHQRKHRGEKPHKCFECGKNFSNSRSLNKHKKIHTGEKPFKCMECGKSFIWSDSLNAHRNTHTGEKPYQCLECGKNFSHIAYLKSHQKTHTGEKPYKCMECGKSFSQSAHLKAHQKTHTGEKPYKCMECGKSFSRSGSLNSHKKTHTGEKPYECLECGKSFIQSDSLNAHKKTHTGEKPYKCMECGKSFTQRGTLSSHKKTHTGEKPYQCLECGKSFTHSSTLSSHKKTHTGEKPYKCMECGKSFRCSGHLKSHHKIHTGEKTYKCMECGKSFSQSAHLKSHQKTHTREKPYKCMECGKSFIWSDSLNAHQKTHTGEKPYKCLECGKSFSRNGHLNAHEKTHWGKAS; translated from the coding sequence ATGAAAAACgaggaagaagaaaggattcCATCTGCAGAAAAACATTCAAGTGTACCTCATATACCAGTATACATGAGAGAGCTCACcaaggaaatgaaaaatgaatatattacaCATAAAAAAATCATGAGTGGAGAGGAATATAATTGCAGGCCATGTGGAATGAGCTCCAGCCACAGCAGTGACCTCAGTTcacatgaaaacacacacacaagggagaaaccatacaaatgcatggagtgtggaaagagcttcactcacAGTGGTAGCCTTAATAAACATCAAAGaaaacacagaggggaaaaaccacataaatgcttcgaatgtggaaagaacttcagtaaCAGTCGTAGCCTtaataaacataaaaaaatacacacaggggaaaaaccatttaaatgcatggaatgtggaaagagcttcatttgGAGTGATAGCCTTAATGCACatcgaaacacacacacaggggaaaaaccatatcagtgcttggaatgtggaaagaacttctcTCACATTGCTTACCTTAAATCAcatcaaaaaacacacacaggggagaaaccatataaatgcatggaatgtggaaagagcttcagtcagagtgctCACCTTAAGGCAcatcaaaaaacacacacaggggagaaaccatataaatgcatggagtgtggaaagagcttcagtcgcagtGGTAGTCTTAattcacacaaaaaaacacacacaggggagaaaccatatgaatgtttggaatgtggaaagagcttcattcagAGTGATAGCCTTAATGcacataaaaaaacacacacaggggagaaaccatataaatgtatggaatgtggaaagagcttcactcaaAGAGGTACCCTCAGTTcacataaaaaaacacacacaggggagaaaccatatcaatgcttggaatgtggaaagagcttcactcacAGCAGTACCCTCAGTTcacataaaaaaacacacacaggggagaaaccatataaatgcatggaatgtggaaagagcttccgttGCAGTGGTCACCTTAAATCACATCACAAAATACATACAGGGGAGaaaacatataaatgcatggaatgtggaaagagcttcagtcagagtgctCACCTTAAATCAcatcaaaaaacacacacacgggagaaaccatataaatgcatggaatgtggaaagagcttcatttgGAGTGATAGCCTTAATGCAcatcaaaaaacacacacaggggagaaaccatataagtgcttggaatgtggaaagagcttcagtcgcaaTGGTCACCTTAATGCCCATGAAAAAACACACTGGGGAAAAGCCTCATAA